The genomic stretch GCAGCACCGACTTCGTGATCATCACGCCTGCTGAGCTGTTGAGGCGGCTTGATGCCATTCATGGAAAGCAGAGAACGGTTCAAAGTTACCTCTGGGTCACTGAAAAGCGCACGTGCTGGGAAACGCGGGGGCTTAGGCGTCAGGATCAACTGTCGATTGCACAAGGCCAGTTCAAGAGTGATGAGCGCGACTTCACCGCGCATCTCAACAACTGGGAGCCGATCAAAGAACTCAACCGGTGACGAACCGATAACCCCTACATTCGATCTGGGCCTGTTGCCAGCGCGATTCCGGGGTATCGTCGCGAACTCGGAAGCTATCCGGAAACGGGGATCTGCGAAGTCCCAACGCTTCCGCGCTGGGCTAACGTGTGTCGCGCCTATGGCGCTGGGGATTCTTCCAGGAAAAGTCGGAAGACCCACCCTCAAAAACGGTAGGTGGGGCACCCGGCTTCAAGGCGGTCGGCCTGCCGGCGGCTTGCCTTTTGTTCTCGAATTTAGATGAATAGCTCCGCGCCAACGTGAAAAAACTCCGCCAGTCTCTTCGCCTGTGCTTTGCTAATGGAACGCTTGCCGTGAAACACCTCGGAGGTAATTCCTTTCGACCCGAAAATCTTCCAGAGATCCTTCTGTGTCAGCTTGCGGGCCTCCATTAAATGCTGAAGCGTCTGCTGTGGGCTGGCTTTCCGAATGGGATAGCGGCGCGCTTCATACTCATCAATCAGTACGGTCAGAAGTTCGGCAAGCTCCTTTTCTTCTGGTGTAAGGTCTTCACGCTCGTCGAGGCGCATCAGTTCGGCGGTCAGGCGATCGCATTCTTCATCCGTATGGAGCACGCGGGGAAGCGTTCGCCGCAACAGTTGCCCATAAGTTTTTTCGTCCAGCTCTGTCGTCATCGTGCTCATTGTTTCCAAGCCCCTTTGTCGTATTCCGCGTGCGTCAACAGGTACAGGACGAAGACTCGCTGGGTTTGGTAGTTCACGCGTGCGATCAGGCGGTACTTGTTGCCAGCGATGTTGAACACCGTTCTCCGTCCGACCAAATCGGCATTGCGGTACACCTGTTTCAATTCCGCAGGGGTTTTCCAATTCGCCCTGCGCACCACCGCGTACCAAGATTCGAGGCTCGTTTTCGCGTCCGGGTGCTGTTGCCAGAATTGTTCGAGAGCGCCGCGCTTTATGATGCGCATCGAGGGTTAGGTTCTCACAATGAGAACAGAAAGTCAAGCGGCGTCAGGTGTACGCCACTCCGGTGCTTGTACGAGGGTTTTAGGTTCGGGCAAAGGTGGCGCCGCGTTCGGCAAGCAACTGCCGCAAGATCAATCTGTGGCAGCGGCTCTCGTCGTGGCAGTAGCATCCCACCGAAAAATCAGTCCGATGGGAGAGCGCGGCCAAAAGATCGAGAATCTTTCCAGCGTCAGGGGCATTCATTTCCGACCGGAACTTGCGCTCAAAAATAGACCACGATCTTTCGTCGTGCGCCGCCTGGCCTGCTTTCATGAGCGCTGGACTGGGCGAAAGATTGGGCAACCAAACATCGTAAAAATCCCTCCTGGCATATTCGGACTTCGGAACTCCTCTGGGGGGTCTGCGAACCGTGCCTAGACGCAAACCTTCCTTTGCTTTTCTCGGGGAACCAAGTCTTACGATAGTGATGGGCATCGTGCTGGGCCTCACGGTTTGAAATAAGTGGGAATCTGTTGAAAGCTGTTTCTTCCAGAAGCCGCAATTATATGACCTCATTGTTCGTTCGCAAGGATTTCCAAGCGGACCCAGCGCTTGCGCGCTGGGCTAACGTGTGGCGCGCCTCCGGACCCAGCGCTTCCGCGCTGGGCTAACGTGTGGCGCGCCTACGGCGCCGGGGGAGGCGCGTGCGACTCCACGGAAAAAGGCGGGATGGGCGGCCTTGACGGGGTGGCGGGGGTCCGGTAGCGTAGGCCGGTTGCGGACCGGACCATGAAAATTCTGTTTGTTGCCAGCGAAGGATTGCCGTATTCGAAGACCGGTGGGCTTGCCGACGTCATCGAAGGGCTGCCCAAGGCGCTGGGGGAGCTGAGGCACGAAGTGGCGGTGGTGCTGCCGCGCTACCGGGGAACGAAGCCGGGGGCGGCGCTGCGCAGCCTGACGATACCGATGGGCGGGCAACTGCGCTTTCCGGTGATTGAAGACGGCGGGACGCAGCACGGGGTGCGCTACTTTTTCGTGGACGATCCGGCGTACTTCGACCGCGGGCATCTGTACGGGGAGCACGGCAAGGATTATCCGGACAACGCGGAACGCTTCGCGGAATTCAGCCGGGCGGCGATCGAGATCGTGAAGCAGGTGTGGCCGGCGGATGTGGTGCACTGCCACGACTGGCAGACGGCGCTGGTGCCGGTGCTGCTGCGCTCGCAGTACGCGGAAGATCCGCAGGTGAAGAATCTGCCGGTGGTCTTCACGGTCCACAACATCGGGTATCAGGGGCAGTGCGGCCGGGAGGCGATCCAAGATGCGGGGATACCGGAAAGCGTGTATCACCCGGGAGGACTGGAGTTCTACGGCAAGGTGAATCTGCTGAAAGGCGGGCTGGTGTATGCGGATTACCTGACGACGGTGAGCCGGAAATACGCGGAGGAGATTCAGACGGCGGAATACGGGCACGGGCTGGACGGCGTGGTGCGGGAGCGGCGGGAGCGGCTGCGCGGGATACTGAACGGAGCGGACTATGGGGTGTGGAATCCGGAGACGGACGAGCACCTCGCGGCGAAATATTCGGCGCAGGACCTGAGCGGCAAGCAGGCGTGCAAGCAGGAGCTGCGGAAGATCTTCCGGCTGCGCGCGGAGGATGGGGAGCGGGCGCTGATCGGGATGGTGTCGCGCTTCGCGGGCCAGAAGGGCTTCGATCTGATCGCGGAGCAGGCGCAGGAATTGATGAAGGAAGAGGTGTCCGTGGTGGCGCTGGGGACGGGCGAGGCGCGCTACGAGAAGCTGTTCCGGGAGCTGGCGAAGGAGTTTCCGGGGCGGTTCGGGGTGAAGATCGCCTACGACAACGCGCTGGCGCACAAGATCGAGGCCGGGGCGGATATTTTCCTGATGCCGTCGCACTACGAGCCGTGCGGGCTGAACCAGATCTACAGCCTGCGCTACGGGACGGTGCCGGTAGTGCGCGCAACAGGCGGGCTGGATGATACCATTGAGGAGTTTGACCTGGAGCACGGGACGGGGACGGGGTTCAAGTTCGCGGAGTACACGGGAGCGGCGATGCTGGAGTGCCTGCGGCGCGCGCTGGAGGCGCACGCGGATGAGCGCATCTGGCGGCGCATCCAGCTGAACGGCATGGCCCGGGATTTTTCGTGGAAGGCCTCGGCCGCGGAATATGCGAAGCTGTACGAGGCGGCACGAAGGCTGCGCGGATCCGGACAGCCGGCACGAAACCAAATTTCATCGGCAACATCCAAGTAGAAGGAAAAAAACGGGGTCGCTTACGGCAACCCATCGAGGATAACGAACATGGCAGAAAACGTTCTGGCAGTGAACGACGGAAATTTCGAAGCCGAGGTGATCGCGGCGAGCAAGACGCAGCCGGTGGTGGTGGACTTCTGGGCGGAATGGTGCCGGCCGTGCAAGATGCTGGCGCCCACGGTGGCGGAAGTGGCCCACGACTACGCGGGCAAGGTGAAGGTGACCAAGCTGAACGTGGACGAGGCGATGAATTCGGCGGGGCGCTTCAACATCCGCGGGATTCCGACGCTGCTGGTGTTCAAGGATGGGCAGGTGGTGGACCAGATTGTGGGCGCGGTGCCCAAGGATCAGATCACCAAGACGCTGGACCGGCATCTGGGGTAAGGCAGCCGGCGGATGCGGCAGTAGCGAGAGGCCGGCGGGACATGCCCGCCGTCACAGGGAGCAAGAGGGAGGGCGGACTTCCGGCTTTGCCGGGATAGATTGCGCCCCATCAGGAAAAATGGCGACAGCGGAACCGGCTACACGAAAGATAAAACCACCCTCGCACCCGCCGATGCTGGCTGGGGAGCGCGGCCCGCAGGCGATGTCGCGGCCGGGGCTGCACTCCACGGTGATGCAGATCCTGGAGCCGATGCCGCGGGGAAGAATCCTGGACTGCCCGGCGGGCGAAGGCGCGCTGGCGGAGCGCCTGGTGGCCGCGGGGTTTGAGGTGCGCAGCTGCGACCTCTATTCCGAGCTGTTCCGGCTGGACGGGGTGGAGATCAAGCGCGGGGACCTCTCGGGGACGCTGCCGTACGCCTCGGAATCGTTCGATTACATCGCCTCGCTGGACGGGCTGGAGCATATCGACTCGCCGCCGAACGCCTTCCGGGAATACCAGAGGCTGCTGAAGCCGGGCGGGCACCTGATCCTCAGCGTGCCGAACATCATGAATATCGAGGAGCGATTGAAGTGGCTGCTCTTCGGGTATACGTCGCATTTCAAGCCGCTCTCCGACCAGTCGAAGACGAAGATCAATTTTGACTATGCCGGGAAGGATGAAATCGCGGTGCACGCGAATCCCATCGGCTACAACGAGATCCGCTACTACCTGGAAAAGAACGGGTTTGCGATTCAGAGCGTCTACCGGGACCGCAAGAAGGCCAACCAGTGGCTGTACTGGCCGATCGTGGCGTTCATCCGTCTGCTGGCGAAGCTGACGCCGGAAGCGCGGCGCAAGGATCGCTGGACGGAAGAGCTGGCGTCCGATGCGGTGCTGCTCGGCGGGAACACAATTATTATCCACTCCATCAAGCAGTAGCCGATACGGAAAGCTTTTGCCCGCTTGTTTTAGGTGGTGATGATGAGTGTGTCCGAAAAGCCGGTGATTCGCTGTCCCTGGGCGAAGAATGCGCTGAACATTCCCTACCACGACGAAGAGTGGGGTGTGCCGCTGCACGACGACCGGGCACTGTTCGAGTTCCTCATCCTGGAGGGGGCGCAGGCGGGGCTGAGCTGGGACACGATCCTGCGCAAGCGCGAGCGCTACCGGGAAGTGCTTGACGGCTTCGATGCGGAGCGCGTGGCGCGGTACGGCAAGTCCAAGGTGCAGGCGCTGCTGAAGGACGCCGGGATCATCCGCAACCGCATGAAGATTGCGGCGGCGATCGGGAATGCGCGGGCGTTTTTGAAGGTGCAGGAGGAGTTTGGGACGTTTGACGCCTACATCTGGCGGTTTGTGGGCGGGCGGCCGAAGCAGAACGCGTGGAAGACGCTGCAGCAGGTGCCGGCGAAGACGGCGGAATCCGATGCGCTGAGCAAGGATCTGAAGAAGCGGGGGTTCGCGTTCGTGGGCTCAACGATCTGCTATGCGCACATGCAGGCGACGGGGATGGTGAACGACCACCTGGTGAATTGTTTCCGGTATCGGGAAGTTTCCCGGTAGGGCCGGCGTCACGCCGCGGGTACCGCTTGCTTGCGTTGGCGGCGGGGCGGGCGTAGGATGCTGTTTCTGCAGTTTTTGCGAGGATTCCCACCTGAAGTTTCCCTGGAGTGCAGAGTTGAAGGGGAAGGGTGCGAGTGGTTCGAGAGGCCAAGGATGAAATCGGTCGTGGTGGTAGGCGCGCAGTGGGGAGACGAGGGCAAAGGCAAGGTGGTGGACTACCTGGCCGCGTCGTTTGATTACATCGCGCGCTGCGCGGGCGGGCACAACGCCGGGCATACGGTCATTTTTGACGGGCAGCGCTTCGTGCTGCAATTGATTCCGTGCGGAATTTTGCGGCCACAGCAGCAGGCGGTGATCGGGACGGGTGTGGTGGTGGACCCGGGAGCGCTGGTGAATGAGATCGAGACGCTGGCGAAGGCCGGGATCGATGTGAACGGGCGGCTGCACGTGAGCAACCGCGCGCACCTGATTTTCCCGTATCACCGGGAGCTGGACAAAGCGGCGGAGACCGCGCGGGGCGAGAACAAGATCGGCACGACGTCGCGGGGGATTGGTCCGGCGTACGAGGACAAGATGGCGCGGCGCGGGCTGCGCGTGTGCGACCTGCTGGATGCGCAATTGTTCCGGGAGAAGGCGCAGCGGGTGATCGCGGAAAAGAACGCGCTGGCCAAGGGCGCTTACGGCGTGGCGCTGAATTTCAGCGGGGCTATCGAAGAGACGCTGCAGATGGGCGAGAAGATCCGCGGGTACATCACGGACACCTCGGCATTGCTGAACGGGGCGCTGGATTCCGGGAAGTCGGTGCTGTTCGAGGGCGCCCAGGGGACGATGCTGGACATCGATCACGGAACCTATCCGTACGTGACGTCGTCGAATGCGACGTCGGGCGGGGCCAGCACGGGGCTGGGTGTGGCGCCGACGAAGATCAAGGCGGTGCTGAACGTCTCGAAGGCCTATACGACGCGCGTGGGCGGCGGGCCGTTCCCCACGGAGATGCCGGACCTGGACGCGAAGGAAGTGCGGGACCGGGGCAAGGAGTACGGAGCGGTGACCGGGCGTCCGCGGCGCTGCGGGTGGCTGGACCTGGTGGTGCTGCGCTACGCGAAGATGATCAACGGGATGGATTCGCTGGTGATCACCAAGCTGGACGTTTTCGATACGCAAAGCGAGATTCAGGTGTGCACCGGGTACAAGTACAAGGGGACGCCGCTGCGGGAGATGCCGGCCTCGGCGGAGGAGTTCGCCCACGTGACGCCGGAATACAAGGCCATGCCCGGGTGGCGCGAGTCCACGTACGGCGCGCGCGACGGGGGAAAGCTGCCGAAGGCGGCCCTGGATTATCTGCAGTTCATCGGGGAGTTTCTGCAAGTGGAGATCGGGATGATCTCGACGGGGCCGGAGCGCGACGCGACCATCATTCCCGCCGGGACGCTGTTTGCCTCGTGGTTGTGAAGGGCAGGCAGCCAGGAGCGGATGGCGGGATAAAACCGCCACTATGAAGGAACGGATGGCGGGCGGAGCCCGCCATATTTTCATGCAAGCCATGATTTCCTACCAACAGGCGCGGCAGCTGGTGATTCGCGAAGTCTCCGCGCTGCGGAAGACGACGGGGGCGGAGCGCCGCGCGCTGCGCGAGGCGCTGGGGTATGTGCTGGCGGAGAGCGTGGCGGCGGACCGGGAGTATCCGCCGTTTGACCGGGCGACGCGCGACGGGTATGCGGTGCGCGCGGCGGAGGCCCAGCCGGGAGCGGCGCTGCCGTGCTTCGGGGAATGGAAGGCGGGCGATGCGTCGCTGGTACCGCTGGTGCCGGGGAGCTGCGTGCAAATCATGACCGGAGCGGGTGTGCCGCCGGGGGCGGATGCCGTGGTGATGGTCGAGCACACGTCGCGCGAGGGCGAGCGCGTGAAGTTTGCGCGCGCGGCG from Terriglobia bacterium encodes the following:
- a CDS encoding transcriptional regulator, yielding MTTELDEKTYGQLLRRTLPRVLHTDEECDRLTAELMRLDEREDLTPEEKELAELLTVLIDEYEARRYPIRKASPQQTLQHLMEARKLTQKDLWKIFGSKGITSEVFHGKRSISKAQAKRLAEFFHVGAELFI
- a CDS encoding type II toxin-antitoxin system HigB family toxin, translating into MRIIKRGALEQFWQQHPDAKTSLESWYAVVRRANWKTPAELKQVYRNADLVGRRTVFNIAGNKYRLIARVNYQTQRVFVLYLLTHAEYDKGAWKQ
- a CDS encoding DUF488 family protein; the protein is MPITIVRLGSPRKAKEGLRLGTVRRPPRGVPKSEYARRDFYDVWLPNLSPSPALMKAGQAAHDERSWSIFERKFRSEMNAPDAGKILDLLAALSHRTDFSVGCYCHDESRCHRLILRQLLAERGATFART
- the glgA gene encoding glycogen synthase GlgA, whose protein sequence is MKILFVASEGLPYSKTGGLADVIEGLPKALGELRHEVAVVLPRYRGTKPGAALRSLTIPMGGQLRFPVIEDGGTQHGVRYFFVDDPAYFDRGHLYGEHGKDYPDNAERFAEFSRAAIEIVKQVWPADVVHCHDWQTALVPVLLRSQYAEDPQVKNLPVVFTVHNIGYQGQCGREAIQDAGIPESVYHPGGLEFYGKVNLLKGGLVYADYLTTVSRKYAEEIQTAEYGHGLDGVVRERRERLRGILNGADYGVWNPETDEHLAAKYSAQDLSGKQACKQELRKIFRLRAEDGERALIGMVSRFAGQKGFDLIAEQAQELMKEEVSVVALGTGEARYEKLFRELAKEFPGRFGVKIAYDNALAHKIEAGADIFLMPSHYEPCGLNQIYSLRYGTVPVVRATGGLDDTIEEFDLEHGTGTGFKFAEYTGAAMLECLRRALEAHADERIWRRIQLNGMARDFSWKASAAEYAKLYEAARRLRGSGQPARNQISSATSK
- the trxA gene encoding thioredoxin, which encodes MAENVLAVNDGNFEAEVIAASKTQPVVVDFWAEWCRPCKMLAPTVAEVAHDYAGKVKVTKLNVDEAMNSAGRFNIRGIPTLLVFKDGQVVDQIVGAVPKDQITKTLDRHLG
- a CDS encoding class I SAM-dependent methyltransferase encodes the protein MATAEPATRKIKPPSHPPMLAGERGPQAMSRPGLHSTVMQILEPMPRGRILDCPAGEGALAERLVAAGFEVRSCDLYSELFRLDGVEIKRGDLSGTLPYASESFDYIASLDGLEHIDSPPNAFREYQRLLKPGGHLILSVPNIMNIEERLKWLLFGYTSHFKPLSDQSKTKINFDYAGKDEIAVHANPIGYNEIRYYLEKNGFAIQSVYRDRKKANQWLYWPIVAFIRLLAKLTPEARRKDRWTEELASDAVLLGGNTIIIHSIKQ
- a CDS encoding DNA-3-methyladenine glycosylase I: MSVSEKPVIRCPWAKNALNIPYHDEEWGVPLHDDRALFEFLILEGAQAGLSWDTILRKRERYREVLDGFDAERVARYGKSKVQALLKDAGIIRNRMKIAAAIGNARAFLKVQEEFGTFDAYIWRFVGGRPKQNAWKTLQQVPAKTAESDALSKDLKKRGFAFVGSTICYAHMQATGMVNDHLVNCFRYREVSR
- a CDS encoding adenylosuccinate synthase, giving the protein MKSVVVVGAQWGDEGKGKVVDYLAASFDYIARCAGGHNAGHTVIFDGQRFVLQLIPCGILRPQQQAVIGTGVVVDPGALVNEIETLAKAGIDVNGRLHVSNRAHLIFPYHRELDKAAETARGENKIGTTSRGIGPAYEDKMARRGLRVCDLLDAQLFREKAQRVIAEKNALAKGAYGVALNFSGAIEETLQMGEKIRGYITDTSALLNGALDSGKSVLFEGAQGTMLDIDHGTYPYVTSSNATSGGASTGLGVAPTKIKAVLNVSKAYTTRVGGGPFPTEMPDLDAKEVRDRGKEYGAVTGRPRRCGWLDLVVLRYAKMINGMDSLVITKLDVFDTQSEIQVCTGYKYKGTPLREMPASAEEFAHVTPEYKAMPGWRESTYGARDGGKLPKAALDYLQFIGEFLQVEIGMISTGPERDATIIPAGTLFASWL